In a single window of the Pyrococcus sp. NA2 genome:
- a CDS encoding C1 family peptidase, whose product MDRKALSGIIILILIFSMAQVFRPVSATPSSVPVSSSDLLIPRKTGLNWVPLEEYSKLTGRTFPVMNEEAYKEAIKYAPFYLGRTPPLDQGNDNQLPSRVENTEYLPPVGDQGYVNSCTAWSSTYYVWTYMINWWRNNPHPDSPDEIMNPTFTYNLINGGSDSGSGMWDAMNVISTIGAVPLDAFPVYVLGEYGDPENYAWVWPNLTQWMIAPHNSGTYDMYIWQWYDSPNNPLYNYPGMWYILYLDNDTQWNYLKGLLYNGYVIQTAILVLPSFDYLNHPEYIIDRLDRYIRLSKYYSDMYWTSGDYATWTVEILLSWVQATYSNINPGSNITPSIELIKDVLTKDFGVSLDDTIPEAVQKINATFYTRFVNNETWWEEASFYLSAYSLKGEEWFVNNAFVDMYAIINLMLMLHYIPEGTYVASGLISYVDFPTFYQARVGGHAVTIIGYDDNATTPDGKGALLMVNSWGEEWGDKGFWKYSYEAARTYTYYDYRYKNKPYVISVRNLISLPVFISYDEAFVYVPKAAEYAPRLMTIVGIEHPFRGEVIDGVYNATTRGLITLAGIPIGIAVNDTPVGEHSFLDFWKDYISDIELAEASPEDIPQAHPFPESPMAFDVSNLAQNLVYYLQETGATPLYVDFYVGLKDILADNYTGTLYNFTILLNVNGEYKVLGSLEENITIPDGGSIVVPVEVPVVSYDKAPNNETLMYGNFNVSIYSIIPLSGARIVIGNESYELTAEEGGHYFYATAIAEKLRLPAGTYNYTIIVTYPNGEEVELPKRTVTISGPVVHIISPKDTIYNTTVIPVKVSVMHSLELVNITARVNGKLIELAYNETSGYYTGTVELGDGAYTLVVSATDVFNNTGVAKVYFVVNSGANVNTVTVENRQITVGTTGNVKVAVKGEKVVASVTTSAGVYEVEVPVVNNAPSIFVDSSALEEVVSGNANVTLVAGWNASVKATTEVGEPENVNGKLLYPVTIKADVKVGENGVAVIALRDINISKIYMIKNGQKVQLTTNENDPIAYYYIKNGVVFVVVKQDPTIVAYGSYVKSAPRRRIVSILTYNFLSYSWYKLYSGKFEELYNESLELGVDNETLALALEYHEKAAEYYAKVLELTGGNVLYHLSDVRIFAPLRKAYIYEMKAVKTLEKAIEEAKGKE is encoded by the coding sequence ATGGATAGGAAAGCATTAAGTGGAATTATAATCCTCATTTTGATATTTTCAATGGCACAAGTGTTTAGGCCAGTTTCAGCGACGCCATCAAGTGTGCCAGTGTCTTCCTCGGATTTGCTAATACCAAGAAAAACTGGTCTGAACTGGGTTCCTCTTGAAGAATACTCTAAGCTCACCGGACGCACATTTCCAGTAATGAATGAAGAGGCGTATAAGGAAGCAATAAAGTATGCCCCATTCTACCTCGGAAGAACACCACCTCTAGATCAGGGGAATGATAATCAGCTTCCCTCTAGAGTTGAAAACACTGAATATCTACCCCCAGTTGGTGACCAAGGGTACGTGAATTCCTGTACTGCATGGAGTTCTACATACTATGTGTGGACTTACATGATAAACTGGTGGAGAAACAATCCACATCCAGATAGTCCCGATGAGATTATGAATCCAACCTTTACGTACAACTTGATCAATGGTGGGAGCGATAGCGGATCTGGCATGTGGGATGCAATGAACGTAATATCAACAATAGGAGCTGTACCATTGGATGCATTCCCAGTTTACGTCCTCGGTGAGTATGGAGATCCTGAGAACTATGCATGGGTCTGGCCAAACTTGACCCAGTGGATGATAGCTCCTCATAACAGTGGAACTTATGACATGTATATTTGGCAGTGGTATGACTCTCCGAATAATCCCTTATATAATTATCCAGGGATGTGGTATATTCTCTATTTGGACAATGACACCCAGTGGAACTATCTGAAGGGATTACTCTATAATGGATATGTAATCCAGACCGCAATTCTAGTGTTGCCGAGCTTTGATTACCTTAACCATCCAGAGTACATAATTGACAGACTAGATCGTTACATAAGGTTAAGCAAGTATTATTCAGACATGTACTGGACCAGTGGAGATTACGCAACTTGGACAGTGGAAATTCTATTAAGCTGGGTCCAGGCTACATATTCTAATATTAATCCAGGAAGTAATATAACTCCTTCAATAGAATTGATAAAGGACGTACTCACAAAGGACTTTGGGGTTTCTCTGGATGATACTATACCTGAAGCAGTTCAAAAGATAAATGCCACGTTCTACACTAGATTCGTGAACAACGAAACTTGGTGGGAGGAAGCAAGCTTCTACCTATCTGCGTATTCACTCAAGGGTGAAGAATGGTTCGTAAACAACGCCTTCGTCGATATGTACGCTATTATAAACCTAATGCTAATGCTCCATTACATTCCGGAGGGGACATATGTTGCATCTGGGTTGATAAGCTACGTTGACTTCCCAACATTCTATCAGGCACGGGTTGGTGGGCACGCCGTAACAATAATAGGATACGATGATAATGCTACAACTCCTGATGGAAAGGGAGCTTTACTAATGGTTAACTCTTGGGGTGAAGAGTGGGGTGACAAGGGATTCTGGAAGTACTCTTATGAGGCAGCGAGAACTTACACTTATTATGACTATCGCTATAAAAACAAGCCATATGTTATATCAGTGAGGAACCTTATTTCATTGCCAGTGTTCATATCTTATGACGAGGCCTTTGTCTATGTTCCAAAGGCAGCTGAGTACGCTCCAAGACTAATGACAATTGTTGGAATTGAACACCCCTTCAGAGGAGAAGTAATAGACGGTGTATATAATGCAACAACTCGTGGCCTTATTACTTTAGCCGGAATTCCAATTGGCATAGCTGTAAATGACACACCAGTGGGAGAGCACAGTTTCCTCGACTTTTGGAAAGACTACATCTCAGATATAGAGTTAGCGGAAGCATCCCCAGAAGACATACCTCAAGCTCATCCCTTCCCAGAGAGCCCAATGGCATTTGATGTTAGCAATCTTGCCCAAAACTTAGTCTACTATCTCCAGGAAACGGGTGCAACGCCGCTTTACGTTGACTTCTATGTAGGATTAAAGGACATCTTGGCAGATAACTACACGGGAACCCTCTACAACTTCACAATCCTTCTAAACGTCAATGGAGAGTACAAAGTTCTAGGAAGCCTAGAGGAGAACATCACGATTCCCGATGGTGGAAGTATAGTGGTTCCCGTGGAAGTTCCAGTTGTATCATATGACAAGGCTCCCAACAATGAGACACTCATGTACGGAAACTTCAACGTTAGCATATACAGCATAATTCCACTCTCAGGAGCAAGAATTGTTATCGGTAACGAATCCTATGAGCTGACAGCTGAGGAAGGAGGGCACTACTTCTATGCAACAGCAATAGCCGAGAAGTTAAGATTGCCAGCGGGTACATACAACTATACGATAATTGTTACATATCCCAACGGGGAAGAAGTTGAATTGCCAAAAAGAACCGTGACGATAAGCGGTCCAGTAGTCCACATAATATCTCCGAAAGATACCATATACAATACAACGGTCATCCCTGTGAAGGTTTCAGTGATGCACAGTCTTGAGCTTGTGAACATAACGGCAAGGGTCAATGGCAAGCTCATCGAGCTAGCCTACAACGAGACCTCAGGTTACTACACTGGAACAGTCGAACTTGGGGATGGAGCTTACACTCTAGTTGTGTCAGCTACTGATGTATTCAACAACACTGGAGTTGCAAAGGTGTACTTCGTGGTGAACTCAGGAGCCAATGTTAATACTGTAACTGTTGAGAACAGACAGATAACCGTTGGTACAACAGGAAACGTTAAAGTAGCCGTGAAGGGAGAGAAAGTTGTCGCTAGTGTGACAACATCAGCAGGAGTCTACGAGGTTGAGGTTCCTGTGGTCAACAATGCTCCATCGATATTTGTTGACTCCTCAGCATTGGAAGAGGTAGTTTCCGGAAATGCAAATGTAACATTGGTTGCGGGGTGGAATGCCAGTGTTAAGGCAACCACTGAGGTTGGTGAGCCTGAAAATGTTAATGGCAAGCTATTGTATCCGGTAACGATAAAGGCTGATGTAAAGGTTGGGGAGAATGGTGTTGCTGTAATAGCCTTGAGGGATATAAACATAAGCAAGATCTACATGATCAAGAATGGCCAGAAGGTTCAACTAACTACCAACGAGAACGATCCAATAGCCTATTACTACATCAAGAACGGTGTTGTCTTTGTCGTGGTCAAGCAGGATCCAACGATAGTAGCTTATGGTTCGTACGTGAAGTCAGCACCTCGTAGGAGAATAGTGTCAATATTAACGTATAATTTCTTGAGTTATTCCTGGTACAAGTTGTACTCTGGGAAGTTCGAGGAGTTGTATAATGAGTCTCTTGAGCTTGGGGTTGATAATGAGACGTTGGCGTTGGCGTTAGAGTACCATGAGAAGGCTGCTGAGTATTATGCGAAGGTTTTAGAGTTGACTGGAGGTAACGTGCTCTACCACTTAAGTGACGTTAGGATATTCGCACCACTAAGAAAAGCCTACATCTACGAAATGAAAGCAGTAAAAACCCTAGAAAAAGCAATAGAAGAGGCAAAAGGTAAAGAATAA
- a CDS encoding metal-sulfur cluster assembly factor encodes MVEDQVKKAIEDVTGKNFQEIVETLSINDGTVKITFKERIDDSTLLKIYNKVREIEGVKQIEIGFKREIKETSVKVTEDMILEKLKEVIDPEIGIDVVNLGLIYELKINPDNTVYIKMTMTTPGCPLTLWILRAVEEKVLEVPGVRDVEVELTFDPPWTPDRMSEEAKRRLGII; translated from the coding sequence ATGGTAGAAGATCAAGTTAAGAAGGCGATTGAGGATGTAACAGGAAAAAATTTCCAGGAGATCGTTGAGACATTGTCGATTAACGATGGGACTGTGAAAATTACGTTTAAGGAGAGAATAGACGATTCCACCCTTCTAAAAATATACAACAAGGTTAGGGAAATAGAAGGAGTAAAGCAAATTGAAATTGGGTTTAAAAGGGAAATTAAGGAAACAAGCGTAAAGGTCACAGAGGATATGATATTAGAGAAGCTCAAGGAGGTTATAGACCCTGAGATAGGAATAGATGTAGTCAACCTTGGCTTGATATACGAGCTTAAGATAAATCCCGACAACACTGTTTACATAAAGATGACAATGACAACCCCTGGTTGCCCTTTGACATTATGGATCCTGAGGGCCGTTGAAGAAAAAGTTCTAGAGGTTCCCGGAGTTAGGGATGTTGAAGTTGAACTCACATTTGACCCTCCTTGGACTCCGGATAGAATGAGTGAAGAAGCAAAAAGAAGACTTGGAATTATATGA
- a CDS encoding phosphoenolpyruvate carboxykinase (GTP): MEKLAKLLPREQYEKLAAINNPYLHEFLAEWIEWLKPSKVFVCTDSQEDEEYVKWKALYYGEEKMLETPRHTVHYDNYYDQARDKANTKLLVPKGVRLPFLNTMDREEGLREIREIMKGIMKGKELFICFFVLGPKNSVFTIPAVQLTDSAYVAHSEFLLYRKGYEEFKRLGPTKNFLKFIHSAGELDERKTSKNLDKRRIYIDLVDETVYSANTQYGGNTIGLKKLAFRLTIQRAVREGWLSEHMFLMRVNGPNGRKTYFTGAYPSMCGKTSTAMIPWENIVGDDLVFIKEIDGIARAVNVEIGVFGIIEGINEKDDPIIWQVLHSPVEIIFSNVLVKDGKPYWNGMGIEIPDEGENHSGKWWRGKRDAEGKEIPPSHKNARFTVRLEAFPNLDKEALENPCGVEVGGMIFGGRDPDTWPPVRESFNWNHGVITMGASLESETTAATLGKEGVRAFNPMSILDFLSVHIGDYLRNYLEFGKKLKKKPKIFAVNYFLRENGQWLNEKLDKAVWLKWMELRVHGDVEAIETPIGYIPKYEDLRKLFKQVLNKEYSREDYEKQFKIRVPELLAKIDRIWKIYEPLDNIPEELFKELEAERERLLKAREKYGDYISPFSLL; this comes from the coding sequence ATGGAAAAGCTGGCCAAGCTACTTCCTAGGGAGCAATATGAAAAGCTTGCTGCAATAAACAATCCTTACCTTCATGAGTTCCTTGCTGAATGGATAGAATGGCTAAAGCCAAGTAAGGTCTTCGTTTGCACTGATTCTCAAGAGGATGAAGAATACGTCAAGTGGAAGGCCCTCTACTATGGAGAGGAAAAGATGCTTGAAACTCCGAGGCACACCGTTCACTACGACAACTATTATGATCAGGCAAGGGATAAGGCAAACACGAAGCTTTTGGTTCCAAAAGGGGTTAGGCTTCCCTTCTTAAACACAATGGATAGGGAGGAGGGGTTGAGGGAGATAAGGGAAATCATGAAGGGAATAATGAAAGGCAAAGAACTGTTCATATGCTTCTTCGTTTTAGGTCCCAAGAATTCAGTGTTTACAATTCCAGCAGTTCAGCTTACTGATTCAGCTTACGTTGCTCACTCGGAGTTCCTTCTATACAGGAAGGGTTATGAGGAATTCAAGAGGTTAGGCCCAACTAAGAACTTCTTGAAGTTCATCCACTCAGCTGGAGAGCTAGACGAGAGAAAGACTAGTAAAAACCTGGACAAGAGGAGGATATACATAGACCTTGTCGATGAGACAGTTTACTCAGCGAACACCCAGTACGGTGGGAATACAATAGGTTTGAAGAAGCTTGCCTTTAGGTTAACAATTCAGAGGGCCGTGAGGGAGGGATGGCTCAGCGAGCACATGTTCCTAATGCGTGTAAATGGTCCAAATGGCAGGAAAACATACTTCACAGGGGCTTACCCAAGCATGTGTGGTAAAACTTCCACAGCAATGATTCCCTGGGAGAACATAGTTGGTGATGATCTAGTTTTCATAAAGGAAATTGATGGAATCGCAAGGGCCGTAAACGTTGAGATAGGAGTGTTTGGAATAATAGAGGGAATTAACGAGAAGGATGATCCGATAATATGGCAGGTTCTTCACTCCCCTGTTGAGATAATATTCTCGAACGTTCTCGTTAAAGACGGGAAGCCCTACTGGAACGGAATGGGAATAGAGATTCCAGACGAAGGCGAGAACCACAGTGGAAAGTGGTGGAGGGGCAAGAGAGATGCCGAAGGAAAGGAGATACCGCCGAGCCATAAGAATGCACGCTTTACAGTTAGACTCGAAGCATTTCCAAACTTGGACAAGGAAGCCCTTGAGAACCCATGTGGAGTTGAAGTGGGGGGAATGATATTCGGGGGCAGAGACCCCGATACCTGGCCTCCAGTTAGGGAGTCCTTCAACTGGAACCATGGGGTTATAACAATGGGAGCATCGCTTGAAAGCGAAACAACGGCCGCAACTTTGGGCAAAGAGGGAGTAAGGGCATTTAATCCAATGTCAATACTCGATTTCCTGAGCGTTCACATAGGGGATTACCTTAGGAACTACCTTGAATTTGGAAAGAAGCTTAAGAAGAAGCCGAAGATATTTGCGGTTAACTACTTCCTCAGGGAAAATGGCCAGTGGCTCAATGAAAAGCTCGACAAGGCAGTTTGGCTTAAGTGGATGGAGCTTAGGGTTCACGGAGATGTGGAGGCAATAGAGACTCCGATAGGTTACATTCCGAAGTATGAAGATTTGAGGAAGCTCTTCAAGCAGGTTCTAAACAAGGAATACTCCAGGGAAGACTATGAGAAGCAGTTCAAGATAAGGGTTCCTGAACTGCTTGCAAAGATAGACAGGATATGGAAGATCTATGAACCCTTGGACAACATTCCTGAAGAGTTGTTCAAGGAGCTTGAAGCGGAAAGGGAAAGGTTGTTGAAAGCCAGAGAGAAATACGGAGATTACATAAGTCCTTTCTCCCTTCTTTAA